One genomic window of Roseobacter ponti includes the following:
- the qhpG gene encoding flavin-dependent monooxygenase QhpG, producing MARVVVIGGGPAGSVFAARMAGLGHRVHLIEMADFPRARLGESLSPGVPDLLQVAGAGHVPQASGANPVSSVLIDWDGPATLRDMRGAGGLTVDRCAFDAELLRHACGSGVELLQPARLISAGRNRGHWQLEIAGPEGDVTLTADFLAIATGRSGGRAAKRRYSHNKTIALYGYWELPGAGPGPQLRAGPGGWFWGVPLPCGLYNTLIFADPSELRRRPGRDTADRLRQLLSGYGQDDTLQGARLRGRPGATDATPYLDTEVIGPCMIRLGDAALAIDPVSSSGVQKSVQGALAGAICANTLLRRPQDAALAMAFYRDTLSRTSQRHEEWAAGYYHSVAERFPGPFWTPRAGTPVAEPPPAAGVRELSTGTLRLAPELDVTDRPTLDTEYVVSRPTVTHPAFDGPVTYLSGVELAPLIRRFPGNKNGLQIADDWSDMVPVRTGMAILAWLLNHGGAEHVP from the coding sequence GTGGCGCGTGTTGTGGTCATCGGCGGTGGACCTGCGGGCAGTGTATTCGCCGCGCGGATGGCCGGTCTTGGCCACAGGGTTCACCTGATCGAAATGGCTGATTTCCCGCGCGCCCGCCTCGGTGAGAGCCTGTCGCCCGGCGTGCCGGATCTGCTGCAGGTTGCCGGTGCCGGGCATGTGCCGCAGGCCAGTGGCGCCAATCCGGTCTCATCGGTGCTGATCGACTGGGACGGCCCCGCAACCCTCAGAGACATGCGGGGCGCCGGTGGTCTGACCGTGGACCGCTGCGCCTTTGATGCTGAACTTCTGCGACATGCCTGCGGGTCAGGGGTGGAACTGCTGCAGCCTGCGCGCCTGATAAGCGCCGGACGGAACAGAGGACACTGGCAGCTTGAGATCGCCGGCCCGGAAGGTGACGTGACGCTGACGGCGGACTTTCTGGCCATCGCCACCGGGAGATCCGGCGGGCGCGCCGCAAAACGCCGCTATTCTCACAACAAAACAATTGCCCTTTATGGCTACTGGGAGCTGCCCGGAGCAGGGCCCGGGCCGCAGTTGCGCGCAGGACCCGGTGGCTGGTTCTGGGGCGTTCCTCTGCCCTGCGGGCTTTATAATACGCTGATTTTTGCAGACCCTTCAGAGCTGCGCAGGCGCCCCGGGCGCGACACTGCAGACCGTTTGCGGCAGCTGCTCTCCGGATACGGACAGGACGACACCCTTCAGGGTGCCCGCCTGCGCGGACGGCCCGGAGCGACCGATGCCACCCCCTATCTGGACACGGAAGTTATCGGACCGTGCATGATCCGCCTCGGTGATGCCGCACTGGCCATCGATCCGGTCTCATCGAGCGGTGTGCAGAAGTCCGTTCAGGGCGCGCTGGCAGGTGCCATCTGCGCCAATACGCTGCTGCGAAGGCCGCAGGACGCAGCACTCGCCATGGCCTTTTACCGCGACACACTCAGCCGCACATCGCAGCGGCACGAAGAGTGGGCGGCGGGGTATTACCACAGCGTCGCAGAACGCTTTCCCGGGCCTTTCTGGACACCGCGCGCGGGCACACCCGTGGCGGAACCACCCCCTGCCGCAGGCGTTCGTGAACTGAGCACGGGCACACTGCGCCTTGCCCCGGAACTGGATGTGACCGACAGGCCGACACTGGACACGGAGTATGTGGTCAGCCGCCCGACCGTGACGCATCCCGCGTTTGACGGACCCGTCACTTATCTGAGCGGAGTTGAGCTCGCCCCGTTGATACGGCGCTTCCCGGGCAATAAGAACGGGTTACAGATCGCCGACGACTGGTCTGATATGGTCCCGGTCCGGACCGGAATGGCCATTCTCGCCTGGCTGCTGAACCACGGAGGTGCGGAACATGTCCCGTGA
- a CDS encoding radical SAM/SPASM domain-containing protein, with translation MSADRARDMMQAAAPAIPALHLLPSETGGHVFLADGSRIFEVGAPLFAEFETARLSQDRAAVEALMQRLGLDGAPFVDDTPVQDPPLQAISLAIAQKCNLGCTYCYARQGEFGQTPKNMPSENAKRAIDLLVAEAGAGSRINIAFLGGEPLVNRPVLREATLYAQQEAAARGLTAGFSITTNGTLLNEDDADFFEEHGFAVTVSLDGPRAQHDALRPYRGGRGSFDTIMKRLSPLLRRQSRMQVSARVTVTPANLNLATTLDDFISAGFHNVGFSPMLSSPNGQGEMQSPDLERMLGAMIECGEVFEQKTLAGERYPFANMLNALNEIGRGTHRPYPCGAGAGYLGVSADGDLAACHRFVGDEEGAMGTLTGGIDPDIRNAWLTSRHVHQQAPCNTCWARYLCGGGCHHEVISRGRPACDFIRGWLHYCIGAWLRLSSREQTTGGL, from the coding sequence ATGAGCGCCGACAGAGCCCGCGACATGATGCAGGCCGCGGCGCCCGCGATCCCGGCCCTGCACCTGCTGCCATCGGAAACCGGCGGACATGTCTTTCTGGCCGACGGCAGCCGGATTTTCGAAGTCGGAGCGCCGTTGTTTGCAGAGTTTGAGACAGCGCGTCTGTCGCAGGACCGAGCAGCGGTTGAAGCGCTGATGCAGCGGCTGGGTCTGGACGGGGCGCCCTTTGTGGATGATACGCCGGTGCAGGACCCACCGCTGCAGGCGATTTCGCTGGCAATCGCGCAGAAGTGCAATCTCGGCTGTACCTACTGCTACGCCCGGCAGGGCGAATTTGGTCAGACGCCGAAAAACATGCCATCTGAAAACGCAAAGCGCGCGATTGATCTGCTGGTGGCGGAGGCCGGCGCCGGCTCGCGGATCAACATCGCTTTTCTGGGCGGCGAGCCGCTGGTAAACCGCCCGGTTCTGCGTGAAGCCACGCTTTATGCACAACAGGAGGCCGCAGCACGCGGCCTGACAGCAGGGTTTTCGATCACAACGAACGGCACTCTGCTGAACGAAGATGATGCGGATTTCTTTGAAGAGCACGGATTTGCCGTCACCGTCAGCCTCGATGGTCCGCGCGCGCAACACGACGCCCTGCGCCCCTATCGCGGCGGGCGCGGTTCATTCGATACGATCATGAAACGACTGTCGCCGCTGTTGCGCCGGCAAAGCAGGATGCAGGTCAGCGCGCGCGTTACGGTCACGCCGGCAAATCTGAACCTGGCCACGACGCTGGATGACTTTATCTCGGCCGGATTTCACAACGTCGGCTTTTCGCCGATGCTGTCTTCTCCCAACGGTCAGGGTGAAATGCAAAGTCCCGACCTTGAGCGCATGCTCGGAGCAATGATCGAATGCGGCGAGGTCTTCGAGCAAAAAACCCTTGCCGGAGAGCGGTACCCTTTCGCCAATATGCTGAACGCGCTGAATGAAATCGGCAGGGGCACGCACCGCCCCTACCCCTGCGGCGCGGGTGCGGGATACCTTGGCGTCTCTGCGGACGGTGATCTTGCGGCCTGTCACCGGTTTGTCGGCGACGAAGAGGGCGCAATGGGCACGCTCACCGGCGGCATTGACCCCGACATCCGCAACGCCTGGCTCACCAGCCGGCACGTGCACCAGCAGGCACCCTGCAACACCTGCTGGGCAAGGTACCTCTGCGGTGGTGGCTGTCATCACGAGGTGATCAGCCGTGGTCGCCCGGCCTGTGATTTCATTCGTGGCTGGCTGCATTACTGCATTGGTGCCTGGCTGCGTCTGTCTTCCCGCGAGCAGACGACCGGCGGGCTCTGA
- a CDS encoding ATP-binding protein — protein MSRDGEPHTDVEAWLAVLGLERLLPAFVENEIDGDALRLLTDEDLRELGIALGPRKKILNALLNEPASAAPPQEHFDVVTGERRQVVALFCDVVGYTALSQRIDAEDLEAIVRQYEDVCTICVSRYEGYVFQKQGDGIIAIFGYPFAHESEAERAIRTSLEMIRRMRSIRLPDGETLNVRIGIASGIVVVGSGRDRLTGDCLNLAARLEAAADPGTVLVSEDVRRMARGWFEYKDLGGLEFKGFSAPVRTFRVLGPGMAQTRFAAWSQISAPAMVGRDSENALLLKKWETVRRSETGMAAILNGDPGIGKSRLLNSFASAVRAQGVGAISIQCSAFYFNSAYHPLKPQLRELAGIRDDDTDDRKLQKISLLIVDEFGGDEDEVRLLASVLSVPYEARFGPIELSAGAAGEKTRSLVSRLLSRNWSVGPTVLLYEDIHWADPSTVAVLMDQLSRVKDSFIMIVATHRPEFDAAWVAETDVTQLTLGKLDPANCVELARSIDSENSLSAKVISHIAERSEGVPLFVEELTRTVLETISNTVSGKLPETDDELIALSIPGTLRELIMARLDRSAEAKEVAQIGAVIGREFDHSFLRSLNLISEQALENGLSRLTELGLAYQSGQGPSASYVFKHALVQDAARDSLLRSIRKALHGKIAKGFEEQNGETARSAPEILAQHFEQASLSLKAAEYYTKAGEMAVRRFASVEGISYFEKALKLVGTLGNSAAVQQLELEVRKQLGPLIMAQHGWGKTEVAGILEPALALAKALDHDSSFLPILNTLNIHYFSVCDMTSSLNCARQLLDIGEAKGDEELVIMGHRASSSAYFWRGEFREALKSGDRVRRLYDPVAHHNITTTTNNDPFSGEGVYRSQILWMTGFPDQARVVSDEKDQNSRRRGHPFDTTFSLTLGAQVFEYLRDPQSLMDRADEAERIGTQHGLAVMTKVMVPINRGLALFHLGRYDESADLLNRAIHRFHKTGHRVWLSYLRTREAEARAETGDIDKALQMIEQSIRQIETYRENAHLPELRRIYGKVLMKSDRATEAEAQLKMAYEAAQVQQSLSWELRVATTLADCLSVSQPEHACTLLRTTLDQFTEGFDTPDLLDARAILDRLSGD, from the coding sequence ATGTCCCGTGACGGGGAACCACATACGGACGTGGAGGCCTGGCTTGCCGTACTGGGTCTCGAGCGGCTGCTGCCCGCCTTTGTGGAAAACGAAATTGACGGCGACGCGCTGCGGCTCCTGACGGATGAAGATCTCAGAGAGCTCGGCATTGCCCTCGGACCCCGGAAAAAAATCCTCAACGCGCTTCTGAACGAGCCGGCCTCTGCCGCTCCGCCGCAGGAGCATTTTGATGTCGTCACAGGCGAACGGCGGCAGGTGGTTGCACTTTTCTGCGATGTCGTCGGATATACAGCACTTTCCCAGCGCATCGATGCCGAAGATCTCGAAGCAATCGTACGTCAGTATGAAGACGTCTGCACGATCTGCGTATCCCGTTACGAAGGCTATGTTTTTCAGAAACAGGGTGACGGGATCATTGCGATATTCGGCTATCCCTTTGCCCATGAGAGCGAGGCGGAGCGTGCAATACGGACAAGCCTTGAGATGATCCGGCGGATGCGGTCCATTCGCCTGCCAGACGGCGAAACGCTCAATGTGCGGATCGGGATCGCCTCCGGCATCGTAGTCGTCGGCTCCGGGCGCGACCGGCTGACGGGGGATTGCCTCAACCTTGCCGCACGCCTCGAAGCAGCCGCTGACCCCGGCACCGTTCTGGTCAGCGAGGACGTCCGGCGCATGGCACGTGGCTGGTTTGAGTATAAGGACCTTGGCGGTCTCGAATTCAAAGGGTTCTCTGCGCCCGTCCGTACGTTTCGGGTGCTCGGCCCCGGTATGGCACAGACCCGCTTTGCAGCCTGGTCGCAGATCAGCGCGCCCGCGATGGTCGGTCGTGACAGTGAAAATGCGCTGCTGCTCAAGAAATGGGAAACGGTCCGGCGATCAGAAACCGGTATGGCCGCTATTCTCAACGGCGACCCCGGGATAGGTAAAAGCCGCCTGCTGAACTCCTTTGCCTCTGCGGTGCGCGCACAGGGCGTGGGCGCCATCAGCATCCAGTGCTCTGCGTTTTATTTCAACAGCGCCTATCACCCGCTCAAACCGCAGCTGCGCGAGCTGGCCGGCATCAGGGACGACGACACGGATGACCGCAAGCTGCAGAAAATCTCCCTGCTGATCGTGGATGAATTCGGCGGCGACGAGGATGAGGTGCGGCTGCTGGCCTCGGTGCTGTCTGTTCCTTACGAGGCGCGCTTCGGACCGATTGAACTCTCCGCAGGTGCCGCCGGTGAGAAGACACGCTCCCTTGTTTCGCGGCTGTTGTCGCGCAACTGGTCCGTTGGCCCGACCGTGCTGCTTTACGAAGACATTCACTGGGCCGATCCGTCGACGGTCGCCGTTCTGATGGATCAGCTGTCGCGCGTCAAAGACAGTTTCATTATGATCGTGGCCACGCACCGCCCCGAATTTGACGCGGCCTGGGTCGCGGAAACGGACGTTACACAGCTGACCCTCGGCAAACTCGATCCGGCAAACTGCGTGGAGCTTGCCCGCAGCATCGACAGCGAAAACAGCCTGTCTGCCAAAGTCATTTCGCATATTGCCGAGCGCTCCGAAGGTGTCCCGCTTTTTGTGGAAGAGCTGACCCGGACCGTTCTGGAAACGATCAGCAACACCGTCTCCGGCAAGCTGCCCGAAACAGATGACGAGCTTATTGCGCTGAGCATTCCCGGCACGCTGCGCGAGCTCATCATGGCGCGACTGGACAGGTCGGCGGAGGCCAAGGAAGTGGCGCAGATCGGTGCCGTGATCGGCCGCGAATTTGATCACAGCTTTCTCAGATCGCTCAATCTGATCAGCGAACAGGCGCTGGAAAACGGCCTGAGCCGGCTTACGGAACTGGGTCTTGCCTATCAGTCCGGCCAGGGGCCATCGGCCAGCTATGTATTTAAACATGCGCTTGTGCAGGATGCAGCCCGAGACTCGCTTCTGCGCAGTATCCGCAAAGCCTTACACGGCAAAATCGCAAAAGGTTTTGAAGAGCAGAACGGCGAGACCGCACGGTCCGCCCCGGAGATCCTTGCCCAGCATTTCGAGCAGGCATCCCTCAGCCTGAAAGCCGCCGAGTATTACACAAAAGCCGGTGAAATGGCGGTCAGGCGCTTTGCGAGTGTCGAGGGCATCTCCTATTTCGAGAAGGCGCTGAAGCTGGTCGGTACGCTGGGCAATTCAGCAGCCGTGCAGCAGCTTGAGCTTGAAGTGCGCAAACAACTCGGCCCGCTGATCATGGCGCAGCATGGCTGGGGCAAAACTGAGGTCGCCGGCATTCTGGAACCGGCACTGGCCCTTGCCAAGGCGCTCGATCACGACAGCAGCTTTCTGCCGATCCTGAACACGCTGAACATCCATTATTTTTCGGTCTGCGACATGACCTCTTCGCTGAACTGCGCGCGGCAACTGCTTGATATCGGCGAGGCCAAAGGCGACGAAGAACTGGTGATCATGGGGCATCGAGCGTCGTCGTCGGCGTATTTCTGGCGCGGGGAATTTCGCGAGGCTCTTAAATCGGGGGACCGGGTGCGCAGGCTTTACGATCCTGTGGCTCATCACAACATCACCACGACAACCAACAACGATCCCTTCAGCGGCGAAGGTGTTTACCGCTCACAGATCCTGTGGATGACCGGTTTTCCGGATCAGGCGCGTGTGGTCAGCGACGAAAAAGACCAGAACTCGCGCCGGCGCGGCCACCCCTTTGATACGACTTTCTCGCTCACGCTTGGCGCCCAGGTCTTTGAATACCTGCGGGATCCGCAATCGCTGATGGACCGCGCCGATGAGGCGGAGCGCATCGGCACGCAGCATGGTCTTGCGGTGATGACCAAAGTCATGGTGCCGATTAACCGCGGTCTGGCGCTTTTTCACCTCGGCCGGTACGACGAGAGCGCAGATCTGCTGAACCGCGCGATCCACCGGTTTCACAAGACCGGCCACCGCGTCTGGCTCAGCTATCTGCGCACGCGGGAAGCCGAAGCCCGGGCCGAAACCGGTGATATCGACAAGGCGTTGCAGATGATCGAACAGAGCATCCGTCAGATCGAGACGTACCGGGAAAATGCGCACCTTCCCGAACTGCGGCGCATCTACGGGAAAGTGCTGATGAAATCGGATCGTGCGACGGAGGCAGAAGCGCAACTGAAAATGGCGTATGAGGCCGCGCAGGTGCAGCAGTCACTATCCTGGGAGTTGCGGGTTGCCACGACGCTCGCAGACTGTCTGAGTGTAAGCCAGCCTGAACATGCGTGCACTTTGCTGCGCACAACGCTGGATCAGTTCACCGAAGGTTTTGACACGCCGGATCTTCTCGATGCAAGGGCGATACTGGACCGACTGAGCGGCGACTGA
- a CDS encoding ATP-binding protein codes for MMFGWLKQYMPRSLYARAVLILLLPVVVVQLVVTVLFLTRHFEDVTRQMTDTVARELRLVMDVVDAAPDRASVPDRVITEVGRLALTAEPVPADQVPEEDMRLWYDFSGRVILRELPEDIAALLAIDLSDDRRVDVYTDSRHGPVRLSFDRRRISASNPHQLFVNMLFFGGLITVIAILYLRNQLRPIKRLARAAEAFGRGRHEPYSPSGASEVRAAGNAFLDMRSRIERQIEQRTLMLSGVSHDLRTPLTRMRLSLSMLDDEEREPLERDVDDMQQMLDAFLNFVKGASEGSAEPVDPHAFVAEAVQEARRAGREVTLLPPEGDGAGQVTLNRLAMRRAIDNLISNAARYGAKAEVSVMLSDKSLRIRVEDDGPGIPAERREEATRPFSRLDPARNQDRGGGVGLGLAIATDIARAHGGVLRLGESARLGGLRADIVIAR; via the coding sequence ATGATGTTCGGCTGGCTCAAACAGTATATGCCGCGCAGTCTGTATGCCCGGGCTGTGCTGATCCTGTTGCTGCCGGTTGTGGTCGTGCAACTGGTGGTGACGGTGCTGTTTCTGACACGGCATTTTGAGGATGTCACGCGACAGATGACCGACACTGTGGCGCGCGAACTGCGGCTGGTGATGGATGTGGTTGATGCCGCGCCCGACCGGGCCTCGGTGCCTGACAGGGTGATTACCGAGGTGGGGCGGCTTGCGCTGACGGCGGAACCTGTGCCGGCGGATCAGGTGCCGGAAGAAGACATGCGGCTGTGGTATGACTTTTCCGGTCGGGTGATCCTGCGCGAACTGCCCGAAGACATTGCGGCTCTTCTGGCCATTGATCTTTCCGACGACAGGCGCGTGGATGTCTATACCGACAGCCGGCATGGTCCGGTCCGACTCAGCTTTGACAGACGCCGTATATCGGCATCGAACCCGCATCAGCTCTTTGTGAATATGCTGTTTTTCGGTGGTCTGATCACGGTGATCGCCATTCTCTATCTGCGAAATCAGTTGCGGCCGATCAAGCGTCTGGCGCGGGCGGCTGAGGCCTTCGGACGGGGGCGGCATGAACCCTATTCTCCTTCGGGGGCCAGTGAGGTGCGTGCGGCCGGCAATGCATTTCTTGACATGCGCAGCCGGATTGAACGGCAGATCGAACAGCGGACGCTGATGCTGTCCGGCGTGAGCCATGATCTGCGCACGCCGCTGACGCGCATGCGGCTGAGCCTGTCGATGCTTGATGACGAAGAGCGCGAACCCCTGGAGCGTGACGTTGATGACATGCAGCAGATGCTGGACGCGTTTCTGAACTTCGTCAAAGGCGCCTCGGAAGGCAGCGCGGAGCCCGTTGATCCGCATGCCTTTGTCGCGGAAGCAGTGCAGGAAGCGCGCCGGGCAGGGCGCGAGGTGACGCTTCTGCCCCCTGAGGGAGACGGCGCGGGCCAGGTGACGCTGAACCGTCTCGCGATGCGGCGCGCGATCGACAATCTGATCTCAAACGCGGCCCGGTATGGCGCGAAGGCAGAGGTGTCGGTGATGCTCAGCGATAAATCCCTGCGGATCCGGGTTGAGGACGACGGGCCCGGCATTCCGGCCGAGCGGCGCGAGGAGGCGACACGGCCGTTTTCGCGACTGGATCCGGCGCGCAATCAGGACAGGGGCGGCGGCGTCGGTCTGGGCCTTGCGATTGCGACCGATATCGCCCGGGCGCATGGCGGTGTTTTACGGCTGGGCGAATCCGCCCGTCTGGGCGGGCTGCGGGCGGATATCGTGATTGCGCGGTGA